One segment of Pseudomonas sp. FP2196 DNA contains the following:
- a CDS encoding HPP family protein translates to MFARWLPAAINTRPIEWSRAAIGMSLGTLFSVWLCAQVFGHEVAYHLIGPLGASAVLLFAVSSGALAQPWSILGGYLCAGVVALLVAHVLGRTLGSACLAAGMALVLMCWLRCLHPPAGALALTLVLADPATIAMDWKAMEPVMLGATCMLLSALAYNNMTRIRYPKRPAEPAPAVAPVDSQAITAEDLKLALADMEAFIDVTPEDLERLIHASERHAKRRSIVEVFS, encoded by the coding sequence ATGTTCGCACGCTGGTTACCCGCCGCCATCAACACCCGCCCCATCGAATGGAGCCGCGCCGCCATCGGCATGTCGTTGGGGACGCTGTTCAGCGTGTGGCTGTGTGCTCAGGTGTTTGGCCATGAAGTGGCCTACCATCTGATCGGTCCGCTGGGCGCCTCGGCGGTGTTGCTGTTTGCCGTGTCGTCCGGAGCGCTCGCTCAGCCTTGGTCGATTCTGGGCGGCTATCTGTGCGCCGGCGTCGTGGCATTGCTGGTCGCCCATGTGCTCGGTCGCACCCTTGGCAGCGCCTGCCTGGCCGCGGGCATGGCGCTGGTGCTGATGTGCTGGCTGCGTTGCCTGCACCCGCCGGCCGGCGCATTGGCGTTAACCCTGGTGCTGGCCGACCCGGCAACCATCGCCATGGACTGGAAAGCCATGGAGCCCGTGATGCTCGGCGCGACGTGCATGCTGCTGAGCGCGTTGGCCTACAACAACATGACGCGCATTCGCTATCCAAAACGTCCCGCCGAACCTGCGCCGGCAGTTGCCCCGGTCGACAGTCAGGCCATCACCGCCGAAGACCTGAAACTGGCCTTGGCCGACATGGAAGCGTTCATCGACGTCACGCCAGAGGATCTTGAACGGCTGATCCATGCCAGTGAACGGCATGCCAAGCGGCGTAGCATCGTAGAAGTCTTCTCCTGA
- a CDS encoding enoyl-CoA hydratase — translation MTYETILLETHGRVGLITLNRPQALNALNAQLVSEVNTALDGLEADSNIGCIVITGSKKAFAAGADIKEMAELTYPQIYMDDLFSDSDRVANRRKPIIAAVNGFALGGGCELALMCDFILAGDNAKFGQPEINLGVLPGMGGTQRLTRAVGKAKAMDMCLSGRLMDAVEAERCGIVARIVPSDDLLDEALKVAAVIASKSLPIAMMIKESVNRAFEVNLTEGVRFERRVFHAAFGTQDQKEGMAAFVAKRPPEFTGK, via the coding sequence ATGACTTACGAAACGATTCTGCTGGAAACCCATGGCCGCGTTGGCCTGATCACCCTGAACCGGCCGCAGGCGCTGAACGCCCTGAACGCGCAACTGGTCAGCGAAGTGAACACCGCGCTCGATGGCCTGGAGGCGGATTCAAACATCGGCTGTATCGTTATCACTGGCTCAAAAAAAGCTTTCGCTGCCGGTGCTGACATCAAGGAAATGGCGGAGCTGACGTATCCGCAGATCTACATGGACGACCTGTTCAGCGACAGCGATCGCGTGGCCAATCGGCGCAAACCGATCATCGCTGCAGTCAACGGTTTCGCACTCGGTGGCGGCTGTGAACTGGCGTTGATGTGCGACTTTATTCTGGCCGGCGACAACGCCAAATTCGGCCAGCCGGAGATCAATCTCGGTGTCTTGCCGGGCATGGGCGGCACCCAGCGCCTGACCCGCGCCGTGGGCAAGGCCAAGGCTATGGACATGTGCCTGAGCGGGCGTTTGATGGACGCGGTGGAAGCCGAGCGCTGCGGGATCGTTGCGCGGATCGTGCCGAGTGATGATCTGCTCGATGAAGCGCTGAAAGTTGCCGCGGTGATCGCCAGCAAATCGCTGCCGATTGCGATGATGATCAAAGAAAGTGTGAACCGTGCGTTCGAGGTCAATTTGACCGAAGGCGTTCGGTTTGAGCGCCGGGTGTTCCATGCGGCGTTTGGCACGCAGGATCAGAAGGAAGGGATGGCGGCGTTTGTGGCCAAGCGGCCGCCGGAGTTTACCGGTAAGTGA
- a CDS encoding MFS transporter: protein MATYSRLIRRLMISSLTVVISRALISPLLTLFLSNKLDLNPLDVGLLLGIAVFSATLLSLYGGYIIDRLDKRQLLILTMLSSGIGLILLTFAHNLYLVTLVLIISETASALFLICSKAILSENLPVGQRVKAFSLTYTLTNIGYAVGPMIGVVIAGVEPSAPFIVAGAIACGSVFLLLGASKEVNPISPVGQPQSFLKTLIILKNDRTMILFVLGCLLSTLVHGRFTLYLSQYLLVTHTHQQTLDTMAALLACNAITVILLQYQIGRFLKREHLRHWIAGGTALFIVGLIGFSLADSLVGWCVAMFIFTLGEMIIYPADFLFVDTLAPEELRGSYYGAQNLAALGGALSPVMCGFLLMHTPAPSMFYALSTLAALGGYLCFVSGRRVASIHK from the coding sequence GTGGCCACTTACTCGCGCCTCATCCGCCGGTTGATGATCAGTTCGCTGACCGTCGTCATCAGCCGCGCCCTGATCAGCCCATTGCTGACCTTGTTCCTCAGCAACAAACTCGACCTCAATCCCCTGGACGTCGGCCTTTTGCTGGGCATCGCAGTGTTCAGTGCCACACTGTTGTCGCTGTACGGTGGCTACATCATCGATCGACTGGATAAGCGCCAGTTGCTGATTTTGACCATGCTCTCAAGCGGCATCGGCCTGATCCTGCTGACCTTCGCGCACAACCTGTACCTGGTGACGTTGGTGTTGATCATCAGCGAGACCGCCTCGGCGCTGTTCCTGATCTGCTCCAAGGCCATCCTTAGTGAAAACCTGCCGGTGGGCCAACGGGTCAAGGCGTTTTCGCTGACCTACACGTTGACCAACATCGGTTATGCCGTTGGCCCGATGATCGGCGTGGTGATTGCCGGTGTTGAGCCGTCAGCGCCGTTTATCGTTGCCGGTGCGATTGCCTGTGGCAGTGTCTTTCTGCTGCTCGGTGCCAGCAAAGAGGTGAACCCGATATCGCCAGTCGGTCAACCGCAAAGCTTTCTGAAGACGCTGATCATTCTGAAAAACGACCGCACGATGATCCTGTTCGTCCTCGGTTGCCTGCTCAGCACCTTGGTGCACGGGCGCTTCACGTTGTATCTGTCGCAATACCTGCTGGTCACCCACACTCACCAACAGACGTTGGACACCATGGCCGCCCTGCTCGCCTGCAACGCGATCACGGTGATTTTACTGCAATACCAGATCGGTCGTTTCCTCAAGCGCGAACACCTGCGCCACTGGATTGCTGGCGGCACCGCGCTGTTCATTGTCGGGCTGATCGGTTTCAGTCTGGCCGACAGCCTTGTCGGCTGGTGTGTGGCGATGTTCATCTTCACGTTGGGCGAGATGATCATCTATCCGGCCGACTTCCTTTTCGTCGACACCCTCGCCCCGGAAGAACTGCGCGGCAGCTACTACGGCGCGCAGAATCTGGCGGCACTGGGTGGCGCGTTGAGCCCGGTGATGTGCGGGTTCCTGCTGATGCACACGCCGGCCCCGAGCATGTTCTATGCCCTGAGTACTCTGGCGGCGTTGGGCGGCTATTTGTGTTTTGTCAGTGGGCGGCGCGTCGCTTCAATTCATAAATAA
- a CDS encoding glycosyltransferase family 39 protein, which translates to MITLSPETRRQSLIVGLLAFLLFVAGVYWQAPIGFDSRFVLFAQEMLRHGPTVFPTTYGQPYADYSAASTLFIWLLSLPFGTVNAFTAWAPSAVAGALIVTLMYRLLTPYSRRWALISIALLMLTGTFVTEVRAVSQDLMLAAVAFAVFYLGYAHDHFGGGRRWPLIFVLLLLGFGIRGPIGLVVPTGMLCSYYLLNRQWSRLLAFGVLASVLLVACVGLLLWFAKLSGGPVFLQDVIRMQFMGRMDGSEGVSGSLYYFTSSLGNYALAYPLALLALAATWLSKPHQRGPALRLVQYCAAAGLIVMVGLSIPQAKKARYLLPMLPMAAIIAAYPFQVLHGQVFRWLRGLLLGVWLLTPGLLIAGLLYAQRRFPEQLTDVGVILIILGVLQLLALSRFLIPRWRAEVLALCSVLALWTVYVAVFEPVEQRLYDTQTFSRAAFALVQQNPAPLVLHGMGKDAKAIKFMVNVEQDLQPQFSESAQELETLKGPAWLMMDRNDFQALKGTPLEGLQPVLSGRFDKNDYVLLWLKPL; encoded by the coding sequence TTGATCACGTTGTCGCCTGAGACTCGTCGGCAGTCCCTGATCGTGGGGCTGCTGGCGTTCTTGTTGTTCGTCGCCGGGGTCTATTGGCAGGCCCCGATCGGGTTCGATTCACGCTTTGTGCTGTTCGCTCAAGAGATGTTGCGCCACGGGCCGACGGTGTTTCCGACCACGTACGGTCAACCCTATGCCGACTATTCGGCCGCATCGACGCTGTTTATCTGGCTGCTGTCGTTGCCGTTCGGCACGGTCAACGCTTTCACCGCTTGGGCACCGAGCGCCGTTGCCGGTGCGCTGATCGTAACGTTGATGTATCGGCTGCTGACACCCTACTCGCGGCGCTGGGCATTGATCAGTATTGCCTTGCTGATGCTCACCGGCACCTTCGTCACTGAAGTTCGGGCGGTGTCGCAGGACTTGATGCTCGCGGCTGTGGCGTTTGCGGTGTTCTATCTGGGATATGCCCATGATCACTTTGGTGGCGGACGGCGCTGGCCGCTGATTTTCGTTTTGCTGTTGCTCGGCTTCGGCATTCGCGGGCCGATCGGGCTGGTGGTGCCGACCGGCATGTTATGCAGCTATTACCTGCTCAATCGACAGTGGTCGCGGTTGCTGGCATTTGGCGTATTGGCTTCGGTGTTGCTGGTGGCGTGTGTGGGCCTGCTGCTGTGGTTCGCCAAACTGAGTGGCGGGCCAGTATTTCTTCAAGACGTGATTCGCATGCAGTTCATGGGCCGCATGGACGGTAGCGAAGGCGTCAGTGGTTCTTTGTATTACTTCACCAGTTCGCTGGGTAACTACGCGTTGGCCTATCCGCTGGCATTGCTGGCTCTCGCGGCCACGTGGTTGAGCAAGCCGCACCAGCGCGGGCCGGCCCTGCGTCTGGTGCAATATTGCGCGGCGGCGGGACTGATCGTGATGGTCGGGCTGTCGATTCCCCAGGCGAAGAAGGCTCGCTATCTGCTGCCGATGCTGCCCATGGCGGCAATCATTGCGGCGTACCCGTTTCAGGTGCTTCATGGACAAGTGTTCAGGTGGTTGCGCGGTTTGCTGCTGGGTGTGTGGCTGTTGACCCCGGGATTATTGATAGCCGGTCTGTTGTACGCCCAGCGACGGTTTCCCGAGCAACTGACCGATGTCGGCGTGATCTTGATCATCCTTGGCGTGCTGCAACTGCTGGCTTTGTCGCGATTTTTGATACCGAGATGGCGCGCTGAAGTGCTGGCGCTGTGTTCAGTGTTGGCGTTATGGACGGTGTATGTCGCGGTATTTGAACCCGTTGAGCAACGTCTGTACGACACGCAGACTTTCAGCCGCGCTGCATTTGCCCTGGTTCAGCAAAACCCTGCGCCACTGGTACTGCACGGCATGGGCAAGGACGCGAAAGCGATTAAATTCATGGTCAATGTCGAGCAGGATCTGCAACCGCAGTTCAGCGAAAGCGCTCAGGAGCTGGAGACGCTCAAGGGCCCGGCGTGGCTGATGATGGATCGCAATGACTTCCAGGCCCTCAAAGGTACGCCGCTGGAAGGTCTGCAACCGGTACTCAGCGGCCGCTTCGATAAAAACGACTATGTATTGCTGTGGCTGAAGCCCTTGTAG
- a CDS encoding GNAT family N-acetyltransferase, with protein MMTIRLAQPADAAALPAIERSAAELFRLDPQLAWLADAEVPDATQHLRAIEQMYVWVADSADGQLAGFLRALEIDHQLHVEELSVSQHFQGQGIGRALVSAAIEHARQKQLTAVTLTTFRDLPWNAPFYQRMGFTLLPPEGTEAHLLDALKAEIIHGLPSERRCAMRLLLA; from the coding sequence ATGATGACCATACGCCTTGCACAGCCTGCTGATGCGGCTGCCCTCCCCGCCATCGAACGCTCGGCCGCCGAACTGTTTCGTCTCGATCCGCAACTGGCTTGGCTGGCCGATGCCGAGGTGCCGGACGCTACGCAGCATTTGCGCGCCATCGAGCAGATGTACGTTTGGGTGGCAGACAGTGCCGATGGGCAACTCGCGGGTTTTCTGCGAGCGCTGGAAATCGACCATCAGTTGCATGTCGAAGAACTGTCGGTCAGTCAGCACTTTCAAGGACAAGGCATTGGCCGGGCGTTGGTCTCGGCGGCCATTGAGCATGCGCGCCAGAAGCAGTTGACCGCCGTGACGCTGACCACCTTTCGCGATCTGCCTTGGAATGCGCCGTTCTATCAGCGCATGGGATTCACTTTGCTGCCCCCAGAAGGAACCGAGGCGCATTTGCTCGATGCCTTGAAAGCCGAAATCATCCACGGCTTGCCGAGCGAACGCCGCTGCGCCATGCGCCTGCTCCTCGCCTGA
- a CDS encoding acyl-CoA dehydrogenase: MIPNEDQNQIRDMARQFAEERLKPFAAEWDREHRFPKEAIGEMAGLGFFGMLVPEQWGGCDTGYLAYAMALEEIAAGDGACSTIMSVHNSVGCVPILKFGNDDQRERFLKPLASGAMLGAFALTEPQAGSDASSLKTRARLEGDHYVLNGCKQFITSGQNAGIVIVFAVTDPSAGKRGITAFIVPTDSPGYKVARVEDKLGQHASDTCQILFEDVKVPVANRLGEEGEGYKIALANLEGGRVGIASQSVGMARAAFEAARDYARERDTFGKPIIEHQAVAFRLADMATQIAVARQMVHYAAALRDSGQPALVEASMAKLFASEMAEKVCSMALQTLGGYGYLNDFPLERIYRDVRVCQIYEGTSDIQRMVISRNL; encoded by the coding sequence ATGATTCCCAACGAAGACCAAAACCAGATCCGCGACATGGCCCGGCAGTTTGCCGAGGAACGGTTGAAACCGTTCGCCGCCGAGTGGGATCGCGAACACCGTTTCCCCAAGGAAGCCATCGGCGAAATGGCCGGACTGGGCTTTTTCGGCATGCTCGTGCCGGAGCAGTGGGGCGGGTGTGACACCGGTTACCTGGCCTACGCCATGGCCCTGGAAGAAATCGCCGCTGGTGACGGCGCCTGCTCGACGATCATGAGCGTGCACAACTCGGTGGGTTGCGTGCCGATCCTCAAGTTCGGCAACGATGACCAGCGTGAACGTTTCCTCAAGCCGCTGGCCAGCGGCGCGATGCTCGGTGCATTTGCCCTGACCGAACCACAGGCCGGTTCCGATGCGAGCAGCCTTAAAACCCGTGCGCGACTTGAAGGCGATCACTACGTGCTCAATGGCTGCAAACAGTTCATCACCTCCGGGCAAAACGCCGGGATCGTGATCGTGTTTGCCGTGACCGACCCGAGTGCCGGCAAACGCGGGATCACGGCGTTTATCGTGCCGACCGATTCGCCAGGTTACAAAGTCGCCCGCGTCGAAGACAAACTCGGCCAGCACGCTTCGGACACCTGCCAGATTCTCTTCGAAGACGTCAAAGTGCCGGTGGCCAACCGATTGGGCGAGGAGGGCGAAGGTTACAAGATTGCCCTGGCCAACCTTGAAGGCGGGCGCGTCGGCATCGCTTCGCAATCGGTGGGCATGGCCCGCGCCGCGTTCGAAGCAGCCCGTGACTACGCCCGCGAGCGCGACACCTTTGGCAAGCCGATCATCGAGCACCAGGCCGTGGCGTTTCGCTTGGCCGACATGGCCACGCAAATCGCTGTCGCCCGGCAAATGGTGCATTACGCTGCCGCCCTGCGTGACAGCGGCCAACCGGCGCTGGTCGAAGCGTCGATGGCCAAGCTTTTCGCTTCTGAAATGGCTGAGAAGGTCTGCTCGATGGCGTTGCAAACCCTCGGCGGTTACGGTTACCTCAACGACTTCCCGCTGGAGCGCATCTACCGCGACGTGCGTGTCTGCCAGATCTACGAAGGCACCAGCGACATCCAGCGCATGGTTATTTCGCGCAATCTTTGA
- a CDS encoding acyl-CoA dehydrogenase family protein: MHDLELTEEQVMIRDMARDFARGEIAPHAQAWEKAGWIDDALVAKMGELGLLGMVVPEEWGGTYVDYVAYALAVEEISAGDGATGAFMSIHNSVGCGPVLNYGSEAQKQTWLADLASGQTIGCFCLTEPQAGSEAHNLRTRAELRDGQWVINGAKQFVSNGKRAKLAIVFAVTDPDLGKKGISAFLVPTETPGFIVDRTEHKMGIRASDTCAVTLNNCSIPEANLLGERGKGLAIALSNLEGGRIGIAAQALGIARAAFEAALAYSRDRVQFGKPINEHQSIANLLADMHMQLNAARLMILHAARLRTAGKPCLSEASQAKLFASEMAEKVCSSAIQIHGGYGYLEDYPVEKYYRDARITQIYEGSSEIQRMVIARELKNYQL, encoded by the coding sequence ATGCACGATCTCGAACTGACTGAAGAACAAGTGATGATCCGCGACATGGCCCGGGACTTTGCCCGTGGCGAAATCGCGCCCCACGCGCAAGCCTGGGAAAAGGCTGGCTGGATCGACGACGCCCTGGTGGCGAAGATGGGCGAGTTGGGGCTGCTGGGCATGGTCGTGCCCGAAGAATGGGGCGGCACCTACGTTGATTACGTCGCTTATGCGCTGGCCGTGGAAGAAATTTCCGCCGGCGATGGCGCGACCGGCGCGTTCATGAGCATCCACAACTCCGTTGGCTGCGGTCCGGTGCTCAACTACGGCAGCGAAGCGCAGAAACAAACCTGGCTGGCGGACCTGGCCAGCGGCCAAACCATCGGTTGCTTTTGCCTGACCGAACCCCAGGCCGGCTCCGAAGCGCACAATTTGCGCACTCGCGCAGAACTGCGCGACGGTCAGTGGGTGATCAACGGCGCCAAGCAGTTTGTCAGCAACGGCAAACGGGCGAAACTGGCGATTGTGTTTGCGGTGACCGATCCGGATCTGGGCAAGAAAGGTATTTCCGCGTTTTTGGTGCCCACTGAAACGCCAGGGTTCATCGTTGATCGCACCGAACACAAAATGGGCATTCGCGCCTCCGACACCTGCGCAGTGACGCTGAACAACTGCAGCATTCCCGAGGCCAACCTGCTCGGCGAACGCGGCAAAGGCCTGGCGATTGCCCTTTCCAATCTTGAGGGCGGACGCATCGGGATTGCCGCGCAAGCCTTGGGCATCGCCCGTGCTGCGTTTGAAGCGGCGCTGGCTTATTCGCGTGACCGGGTGCAGTTCGGCAAACCGATCAACGAGCACCAGAGCATCGCCAACCTGTTGGCCGACATGCACATGCAATTGAATGCGGCACGCCTGATGATCCTGCATGCGGCGCGGCTGCGCACGGCGGGCAAACCGTGTCTGTCGGAGGCTTCACAGGCCAAACTGTTTGCCTCGGAAATGGCTGAGAAGGTCTGTTCGTCAGCGATTCAGATTCATGGCGGGTATGGGTATCTGGAAGACTATCCGGTCGAGAAGTACTACCGCGATGCGCGGATTACCCAGATCTATGAAGGGTCGAGCGAGATTCAGCGGATGGTGATTGCCCGTGAACTGAAAAACTATCAGCTCTAA
- a CDS encoding enoyl-CoA hydratase/isomerase family protein: MTAQASSPRTLSMDATQNEVLAEVRNHIGHLTLNRPAGLNAITLDMVRLLQQQLDAWATDANVHAVVLRGAGEKAFCAGGDIRSLYDSYKSGDTLHEDFFVEEYALDLTIHHYRKPVLALMDGFVLGGGMGLVQGADLRVVTEKSRLAMPEVAIGYFPDVGGSYFLSRIPGELGIYLGVSGVQIRAADALYCGLADWYIDSNKLVTLDEQLDSLEWHDTPLKDLQSLLAKSAVQTLPGAPLQALRPAIDHFFALPDVPSMVEQLRAVTVADSHEWATTTADLLETRSPLAMAVTLEMLRRGRHLSLEHCFALELHLDRQWFARGDLIEGVRALLIDKDKTPCWNPPTLAALDAADVASFFHGFDESGS; the protein is encoded by the coding sequence ATGACTGCTCAGGCTTCATCCCCGAGGACTTTGTCCATGGATGCCACGCAAAACGAAGTGCTGGCCGAAGTTCGCAACCACATCGGTCACCTGACCCTCAACCGCCCCGCCGGTCTCAACGCCATCACCCTCGACATGGTTCGACTGCTGCAACAGCAACTCGACGCGTGGGCGACTGACGCCAATGTGCATGCCGTCGTACTGCGCGGCGCTGGCGAAAAAGCGTTCTGCGCCGGCGGCGACATTCGTTCCCTGTACGACAGCTACAAAAGCGGCGACACGCTGCACGAAGATTTCTTCGTTGAGGAATACGCTCTCGACCTGACGATTCACCACTACCGCAAACCGGTGCTGGCGCTGATGGACGGCTTCGTCCTTGGTGGTGGCATGGGCCTGGTGCAAGGCGCCGATCTGCGGGTGGTCACCGAGAAGAGCCGTCTGGCGATGCCGGAAGTGGCCATCGGTTATTTCCCGGACGTCGGTGGCAGCTACTTCCTGTCGCGCATCCCCGGTGAGCTGGGGATTTATCTGGGCGTCAGTGGCGTACAGATTCGAGCGGCCGATGCGCTGTATTGCGGCCTCGCCGATTGGTACATCGACAGCAACAAACTCGTCACGCTCGATGAACAACTCGATAGCCTGGAATGGCACGACACGCCGCTCAAGGATTTACAGAGTCTGCTGGCCAAAAGCGCTGTGCAAACCTTGCCCGGTGCGCCGCTCCAGGCCTTGCGCCCGGCCATCGACCATTTCTTCGCCCTGCCGGACGTGCCGAGCATGGTGGAACAATTGCGCGCGGTGACCGTTGCCGACAGCCATGAATGGGCGACCACTACGGCGGATCTGCTGGAAACCCGTTCGCCGCTGGCCATGGCCGTCACCCTGGAAATGCTCCGTCGTGGCCGGCACTTGAGCCTGGAGCATTGTTTCGCTCTGGAGCTGCACCTGGATCGCCAGTGGTTCGCCCGTGGTGATCTGATCGAAGGTGTCCGCGCCCTGCTGATCGACAAAGACAAGACACCCTGCTGGAACCCGCCGACTCTCGCCGCACTGGACGCTGCGGATGTCGCGAGTTTCTTCCACGGTTTTGATGAGAGCGGGAGCTGA